The genomic stretch TAATGTAGTTTTTCTAGTTTTAGTAGTTTTCGCTTTAAATAGCTTTTATGTGGCAACTCAAGCCACGCAAGATGCAATTACAGTCATGATCGATTTTTTAAGAGCATTAATCCCTATTTTACTAGCTTTGATTGCAACCTCTGGTGGCGTAATATCCGTTGGCTTCTTTCACCCAATCTTAATATTTTTAATGCATACAAGCGGATTACTAGTAACGTATTTTGTCTTACCTCTAATTCTTGTATCAACAATTTTAAGTATTGTAAGCATCATTAATGATGAGTTAAAGGTGACAAAATTAGCAGCTTTAATAAGAAATGTTGCAGTTGGTGTATTAGGGATCTTTTTAACTATTTTTTTAGGGGTTTTAGGTGTACAAGGTATGACGACTGCAGTAACAGATGGAGTAGCTGTAAAAACGGCTAAATTTGTGACAAGTAACTTTATTCCGGTTGTTGGGAAAGTATTTGCTGATGTTACGGATACGGTTATTAGTGCATCTTTATTACTTAAAAATACAGTTGGGATTGTAGGTTTAGTGACACTTTTAGCAATCATCGTTTTCCCAGCTATTAAAATACTAGTTTTAGCGTTAATTTATAAATTCTCAGCTGCAATCCTTCAACCAGTAGGTAGTAAAAATATCATTAGCACGATCGATACGATTGGAAAAAGTGTAACGTATTTATTTGTTTGTTTATCGATTGTTTCATTAATGTTTTTCTTAAGTATGACATTAATAATAGCGGCAGGAAATATTGTCGTCATGTTTAGGTAGGTGAAAAAATGGAATTCTTTATACATTGGGTATCAAATATTATCGTCTATATATTAGTTGCAACGATTATTATGATGTTAATTCCAAATTCCGGCTTAGCGAAATATGTACGATTTGTTGCGAGTCTATTATTAATCGTCATGATGCTTCAACCGATTTTTCAAATTTTTAAAGTGAATATTAAAGAAGTTCTAGCTGGATACCAATCTACAACTTATCAAGCAGATAGCGAAATAAAAAATGAAATAAATAATAAGAAAAGTGAAATACAAGAAGCAGAACGTGCATATATATTAAAACAAATGGCTGTCCAAATGAAAAAAGAAGTTGAAAAAAGCTTTACGAAAGAATTTGAACAGGTAATTACAAACGTGGATTTACAAGTAAAAGATGGAGTAAATACAGTAAAAACGGCACAGGACCTATCTAAAGTAACCGTTTACGTTAGTCCGAAGAAAGATGAGACAAGCAATGTAGAACCTGTTCAAGAAGTTTCAATCAGTACTGATCA from Arthrobacter citreus encodes the following:
- the spoIIIAF gene encoding stage III sporulation protein AF → MEFFIHWVSNIIVYILVATIIMMLIPNSGLAKYVRFVASLLLIVMMLQPIFQIFKVNIKEVLAGYQSTTYQADSEIKNEINNKKSEIQEAERAYILKQMAVQMKKEVEKSFTKEFEQVITNVDLQVKDGVNTVKTAQDLSKVTVYVSPKKDETSNVEPVQEVSISTDQPVQTDDEKIKQQELQTFLANKWELEDKQIEVKMEGGE
- the spoIIIAE gene encoding stage III sporulation protein AE, whose amino-acid sequence is MAKKLTVFLLFFTFFFLVPKYVQAAPPPAEIVNEQIQKLGIDDVQQYWDGVVNKYGGFLPESQKGDFIQFVKGEKKFSIQEWFIAFGKYIFFELLSNGKILGILIMLVIFSSLLQSLQNAFEKSTISKIADNVVFLVLVVFALNSFYVATQATQDAITVMIDFLRALIPILLALIATSGGVISVGFFHPILIFLMHTSGLLVTYFVLPLILVSTILSIVSIINDELKVTKLAALIRNVAVGVLGIFLTIFLGVLGVQGMTTAVTDGVAVKTAKFVTSNFIPVVGKVFADVTDTVISASLLLKNTVGIVGLVTLLAIIVFPAIKILVLALIYKFSAAILQPVGSKNIISTIDTIGKSVTYLFVCLSIVSLMFFLSMTLIIAAGNIVVMFR